From the Oncorhynchus nerka isolate Pitt River linkage group LG20, Oner_Uvic_2.0, whole genome shotgun sequence genome, one window contains:
- the LOC135563095 gene encoding transmembrane and death domain protein 1-like produces the protein MPVMGAPSLLFLLLLSPSLGEDTVAEDMGVHQLGRLVELLTSRECEDLLSALSHPEDNIFQQLDHLSLENNQLDLQKRVKRDTGTAANSEAQCRTALTDWLLKHGEQTYYDRLSRALQHIGRTDIAIEVGKNINQDKTLSMKKYVEEYHQRVNSIESPLVQSETEEHHVDPKPQARHVKELIWSDLELVVERAPVQQYQRRLLDGAWPLVYGVLLGFAGTFLMGVPVLLFLLYISRGDQRKLLCRSYKTRGPSSSSRGRYSRSRHKHMAGAGDVTSAEMAPLKPITSHGKVKGFNPGAAFPLSKSRQ, from the exons ATGCCCGTCATGGGAGCTCCCTCACTTCTGTTTCTGCTCCTACTGAGCCCGAGCCTGGGGGAAGACACAG TGGCGGAGGACATGGGTGTTCACCAGCTGGGTCGTCTGGTGGAGCTGCTGACCTCAAGGGAGTGTGAGGAcctcctctctgccctgtcccaCCCAGAGGATAACATATTCCAGCAGCTGGACCATCTCTCACTGGAGAACAACCAACTGGACCTCCAGAAGAGAGTCAAGAGAGACACTGGTACTGCAGC GAACAGCGAGGCTCAGTGCCGGACAGCTCTGACAGACTGGCTGCTGAAGCACGGAGAACAGACGTACTACGACAGGCTGTCTCGCGCCCTGCAACACATCGGAAGGACAGACATTGCCatag AGGTGGGGAAAAATATCAACCAGGACAAAACCCTGAGTATGAAGAAGTATGTGGAAGAGTACCATCAGAGAGTCAACTCCATAGAGTCTCCCCTGGTCCAGTCAGAGACAGAGGAACATCATGTAGACCCAAAGCCCCAAGCAAGGCACG TGAAGGAGCTGATATGGAGTGACCTGGAGCTGGTTGTGGAGAGGGCTCCTGTCCAGCAGTACCAGCGACGTCTACTGGACGGGGCGTGGCCCCTGGTCTACGGAGTCCTGCTAGGCTTTGCCGGGACCTTCCTCATGGGGGTAcccgtcctcctcttcctcctgtacATCTCCCGGGGCGACCAGAGGAAGCTACTCTGCCGCTCCTACAAGACCAGgggtccatcatcatcatcacgtgGTCGCTACAGTCGCTCCAGACATAAACACATGGCTGGGGCTGGAGATGTGACATCAGCAGAAATGGCTCCTCTAAAACCCATTACGTCACATGGAAAGGTCAAGGGATTCAATCCAGGGGCTGCATTCCCTCTCTCCAAGTCAAGACAATGA